The nucleotide sequence GCCACGCGATCGGCCCAAAAGGAGAGAAATGGACCCGAGCCAACTGCCTGCCTTCCCACCGGGCAGTTCCGGGGTGGCGGGTGGCGGCCGCCACGCGGTCGCCCCGGCCAGCGCCGTCCCGGCCGCCGCGCCCCCGGCTCCGGCCCCGGCCCCGGTGCCAGGTTCCCTTCCGGCCCGCGTCGCCCCGGCGAACGCCGGCGCCCGTGCCGCAAGCGCCCCGCCGGCCCCTCCCGCGCCTACTCCTGCGCCGCCGCCTCCGCAGCGCCAACCGGCCGCGGGTGGCCAGACGCTGACCCCTGAAGCCGTCGCGCAGGGCGCCCAGGCGATCGCCGCCAACATGGCGCGGGTCATCACCGGCAAGCAAGAGGCCATCGAGTTGACGGTGACCATGTTCCTGGCGCACGGCCACGTCCTGATTGAAGACGTGCCCGGAGTAGGCAAGACCATGCTGGCCAAGTCCCTGGCCGCCTCTGTGGGCGCGTCCGTCAAACGGATCCAGTTCACCCCGGACCTGCTGCCCTCAGACGTGACCGGCTCGCCCATCTTCAACCAGGCCACCCGGCAGTTCGAGTTCGAGGCGGGCCCGGTGTTCGCCAACATTGTCATAGCGGACGAGATCAACCGCGCCTCCCCCCGCACCCAGTCCGCCCTGCTCGAATGCATGGAGGAGGGCCAGGTCACCGTGGAGGGCACCACCTACGCGCTGCCCAGCCCGTTCCACGTTGTGGCGACCCAGAACCCAATCGACATGGAGGGCACGCACGCCCTGCTTGAGGCCCAGCGCGACCGTTTCATGGCCCGGATCGGCCTGGGCTATCCGGACGAGGAAGCCGAGCACGTCATGGTGCGCGCCCGCGACCTGGAAGAGCCCATCGCGGCGATCCGGCCGGTGGCCTCGCTCGCCGCGGTCGCGCGGATGATGGACGCCTGCCGCCGCACCTATGTGGCCGAGCCGGTCAGCCGGTACGCCGTCGCCTTGACCAGGGCCACCCGCCACAGCCCCGCCCTGACCCTGGGGGCCTCCCCGCGCGCCGCCGTTCACTTGCTGACCGCCGCCAAAGCCCTGGCCGCCGTCCAAGGGCGCGGCTACGTCATTCCCGATGACGTCCAGAGCCTCGCCGTCCCCGTCCTGGCCCACCGGGTCATGCCGGTGGCGCCCGCGCGCGGCGCGGAGGCGATCACCCAGGCCGCCGGGATAATCCGCGACTGCATGGCCACGGTGCCGGTGCCGATCGCCGCCGAGCGCTAATGACCGCGAAGCGGCGCCTGAAACCGACCGGTCGCGGGCTGTGCTTGGCGTTGGCGGGGCTGGCGTTCCTGGCGCTCGCCTTCGTCTTTGAGCGCTCCGACGCGCTGATGGCCGGGGTCATCCTGATCAGCGCGTTGGCGGCCAGTTGGGTTTGCGCCCGTTTCGCCCGGCCGCCGGCCGCCTTTGTGCGGAGCGTGACCTCCGGGACGCTGGCGCCTGGCTCCCGCGTGGAGGTCCGCCTCACCCCGGTGCCGTCCAGCGGATTCGTGCCCGCGCCGGACTGCGTCCGCGACCGCACGCCCTGGTTGGAGGCGGAACTGGCCCCCGATCCGACCGGCACTTCGCTGGGGTACGCTTTCGCGGCCGCCCGGCGGGGCGTGTACCAGGTCGGCCCCGCGCAGATCGCCGTCCCAAGCCCGCTTGGCCTCTTCGCCGTCACGTACCTGACCGCCCCGTCCGCAGAGGTCCTGGTCGCCCCCAAGCTGGTCGACGTGGACGTGACAATGCCGGACGCCGAATCCGACATCCCGCAACCCCGCACGCAAGTCGGTGCCGAACGGGTGACCGAACCGGCCGCCGTCCGCGACTACCAGTCCGGCGACCCCCGCCGCCTGGTCCACTGGAAGGCGACCGCCCGGCGCGACCGTCTGATGGTTCGCGAGGTGGTGTTGCGGGGCCTCCCCCAGACATGGGTGCTGGTGGACAACGCCGCCCCCGCCGCAGATGACGGCGAAGCCGCCTTGTCCCTGGCCGCCTCGGTCGCGTTGAGGCTGCTCCGCGCCGGCCACACCGTGCACTTGACCTACCTGGACGCCTCGCGCGGCCCGGACCTGCGGCTTGAACCGGCCGGCGGATCGGCCCCGCTCCTAGCCGCCTTCGCGCGGATTCAACTGGCGACCCCGGATGAGGGCGCGGCCCGGACAAACGGGCGCGGCCGCGGGGCGGCCCAAGCAAGCCGACCGCATTCGGGCGGGGGCGCCCCCCCGGACGCGGCGGGCCCCGCCGCTGAGGTCCCGTCCCTTAGCCGGAGGCTGTTAGCCGACCTGGGAGCGCGCGGCGCCGTGGCCCCCGTCTACGGGGCATTCGCCCAGGCGGACGCCAGCGTCATGGCGGAACTGGGTCGGCTCGCGGCGGTGGCCCGGCCCGGCCAGCTCTGGTTGACGGGGGAGGCGCTGGCCCAGGCGGCCGATCCGCTCCGCACGCAAGGCTGGACGGTGGTGGGAGCCGGATGAACAGGGTCCGTCCAGGCGCGCTGGGCGCCGCCGTGCTCCTGTACCTGTCGCTGGCGGTGCCGGTGACCCACCTGATCCAAGGCTCGAACTGGTTCGGGTGGTACGTCGGATTCGGCTTCATGGTCTTCGCGGTGGGCCTGATAGGCCGGTCGCTTGGCCTGGCCAACGGCCTGGTCGGCGTGATCCAGGCCGCGTTGGTGCCTCCCGCCCTGACGGCCGCCTTCGCGGCGGATGTGGCCTGGGCCTGGGTCATCCCGAACGTGCGGGTCTGGGATCGGTTCACCGACTTGGGCGCGGACCTGGGCCGCGCGTTCTTGCTGGAGGCCAGCCCGCTGGCGGCCGGCGAATGGATCTTCGCCTTTGTGGCGCTCAGCGGCGCGGCGCTCGCCTGGGTCTTCGACTGGTACGTCTTCACGGTCCGGGCACCCGCTGCCACCGGGCTGTTCGCGGCCCTGGTCGGGGTGGTGGCGGTGGCGTTCGTCCATCCTGGTCTGCCGCTCACCACCTTTGTGCCCATGACTCTCGCGTATCTGCTGCTGTTGGTGGTCACCGCCACGGGCGCGCGTCCGCGCCTGGCCGGGGCGGCCATCGTGGCCGGAGCCGTGGCGCTGGGTCTGGCCGCGGGGCAGGTGACGCCGGGGCTCGGCATCGGCGGCTTTGTCCACGGCCGCGACCGCGGCGACGTCCACATTGGCGGCGACAACCCGCTGGTCGACTTGGGGAACGACCTGCGGGCCAGCCCCAGCACGGAGGCGCTGCGCTATGTCTCCTCGGTTGGGCCGGTCTATCTCCGGCTGACCTCGCTGGCCCGGTTCGACGGCACCACCTGGCTGCGCCGACCCGCCGAACAGCGCTTCTACACGCCCGGCGGGGACGACTTCCCGCCCGTGCCCGGCAGCGACGAGGCGTTGGCCGGGTCTGAGGCCGTGATCGGCGTTGAGATCGTCGACCTCAACTCGGACTGGCTGCCCGTGCCTTACCAGCCGATCGGCCTTCAAGGCGTGGGCTGGCCGCTGCGGGTCGACGCGGACGATTTGACCATGTCCTTCATGGAGGGACGGACCGAGGACCAGTCCTACTCCGTGCGGGCCTGGCGGCCGGATCCCGCCTCGGACCAGGCGCGGGCGCTGGCCGCCCAGCCCTTGACCCCCCAACAGCTCGCGCAGCTTGAGCCCGCCACCGCGGTGCCGGAGGACCTGCCCGCCATCATTGGCGAAACCGCCCGGGACGTGGTCGCGGATGTGGGCGAGGACCCGTTGGCGCGGGGGCTCGCCCTGGAGGACTACTTCCGGCACTCCGGCTTTGTCTACTCGATGTCCACGCCCGCGCGCGAGGGCTACGACGGGGATTCGGGGGACGTCGTGGCGCGGTTCTTGGAGGTCAAATCCGGTTACTGCGTCCACTTCGCCGCGGCCATGACGTTGATGGCGCGGGATCTGGGCATTCCCGCCCGCGTCGCGATCGGCTACCTGCCGGGCAATCCCGTGTCCAAGAACGGGGACGCCGTCCAGTACTCCGTCGCCGCCGACCGCTTGCACGCCTGGCCCGAGTTGTACATCCCCGGCTCCGGCTGGGTTGGCTTCGAGCCGACCGTGTCCCGGGGGGTCGCCTCCGGCTACCAATCCGCCGCGCCGTCCGCCCCCGCGTCGCCGTCGGCCGGCCCCGTCTCGCCCCCGCCTTCAGCGTCCGCCTCGCCTTCGCCCAGCCCCTCCGCCTCACGCCTTCCGTCGCCCTCCGCCAGTTCGGGTCCCGGCCCCGCCTCCGATCCCGCCCCCCGCGCCCCGCTCACTTGGCAGGTTTGGAGCGCCGGAGCGGGCGCCGTGCTGCTCGCGGCCGCCGCCGCGCCGGGGCTGTGGCGGATGGCCCTCCGGCGGCGTCGGCTGCGCGGCGGGTTGGCCTCGCTGTGGACCGAGGTGGTCGCCACGGCGGTCGACTTCGGCATGACGGCGCCGCCTTCCCGCACGCCCGCGGCGGTGGCCAGTTCGTTGGCCTCGTGGCTGGACGATCACGGCGAGTCCCCGGCCGCCCGCTCGGCCGAGCGCCTCCAAGACGCCCTCGAGCTGACGGTCTACGCCCCGCCGCCCGCCGCCGCGCGCCCGAACGCCGAGAGTCTTCAC is from Bifidobacteriaceae bacterium and encodes:
- a CDS encoding MoxR family ATPase translates to MDPSQLPAFPPGSSGVAGGGRHAVAPASAVPAAAPPAPAPAPVPGSLPARVAPANAGARAASAPPAPPAPTPAPPPPQRQPAAGGQTLTPEAVAQGAQAIAANMARVITGKQEAIELTVTMFLAHGHVLIEDVPGVGKTMLAKSLAASVGASVKRIQFTPDLLPSDVTGSPIFNQATRQFEFEAGPVFANIVIADEINRASPRTQSALLECMEEGQVTVEGTTYALPSPFHVVATQNPIDMEGTHALLEAQRDRFMARIGLGYPDEEAEHVMVRARDLEEPIAAIRPVASLAAVARMMDACRRTYVAEPVSRYAVALTRATRHSPALTLGASPRAAVHLLTAAKALAAVQGRGYVIPDDVQSLAVPVLAHRVMPVAPARGAEAITQAAGIIRDCMATVPVPIAAER
- a CDS encoding DUF58 domain-containing protein, translating into MTAKRRLKPTGRGLCLALAGLAFLALAFVFERSDALMAGVILISALAASWVCARFARPPAAFVRSVTSGTLAPGSRVEVRLTPVPSSGFVPAPDCVRDRTPWLEAELAPDPTGTSLGYAFAAARRGVYQVGPAQIAVPSPLGLFAVTYLTAPSAEVLVAPKLVDVDVTMPDAESDIPQPRTQVGAERVTEPAAVRDYQSGDPRRLVHWKATARRDRLMVREVVLRGLPQTWVLVDNAAPAADDGEAALSLAASVALRLLRAGHTVHLTYLDASRGPDLRLEPAGGSAPLLAAFARIQLATPDEGAARTNGRGRGAAQASRPHSGGGAPPDAAGPAAEVPSLSRRLLADLGARGAVAPVYGAFAQADASVMAELGRLAAVARPGQLWLTGEALAQAADPLRTQGWTVVGAG
- a CDS encoding DUF3488 and transglutaminase-like domain-containing protein translates to MNRVRPGALGAAVLLYLSLAVPVTHLIQGSNWFGWYVGFGFMVFAVGLIGRSLGLANGLVGVIQAALVPPALTAAFAADVAWAWVIPNVRVWDRFTDLGADLGRAFLLEASPLAAGEWIFAFVALSGAALAWVFDWYVFTVRAPAATGLFAALVGVVAVAFVHPGLPLTTFVPMTLAYLLLLVVTATGARPRLAGAAIVAGAVALGLAAGQVTPGLGIGGFVHGRDRGDVHIGGDNPLVDLGNDLRASPSTEALRYVSSVGPVYLRLTSLARFDGTTWLRRPAEQRFYTPGGDDFPPVPGSDEALAGSEAVIGVEIVDLNSDWLPVPYQPIGLQGVGWPLRVDADDLTMSFMEGRTEDQSYSVRAWRPDPASDQARALAAQPLTPQQLAQLEPATAVPEDLPAIIGETARDVVADVGEDPLARGLALEDYFRHSGFVYSMSTPAREGYDGDSGDVVARFLEVKSGYCVHFAAAMTLMARDLGIPARVAIGYLPGNPVSKNGDAVQYSVAADRLHAWPELYIPGSGWVGFEPTVSRGVASGYQSAAPSAPASPSAGPVSPPPSASASPSPSPSASRLPSPSASSGPGPASDPAPRAPLTWQVWSAGAGAVLLAAAAAPGLWRMALRRRRLRGGLASLWTEVVATAVDFGMTAPPSRTPAAVASSLASWLDDHGESPAARSAERLQDALELTVYAPPPAAARPNAESLHDARSVLRGLRRPQPRRTRLAAWWFPRSTRRRPRTR